From Echinicola jeungdonensis, the proteins below share one genomic window:
- a CDS encoding UDP-glucuronosyltransferase: protein MIDFNYSPKTYFDGTGPSALIAKLSYPESQWGEEISIYAATLDGEIFYEVVDFYGNEFKTNPEKSSKPLTLQNLIFLIETLEVIDLKNKGDVNLTISGIPEAKSNLYPQLGDYFDEKRKNFGML from the coding sequence ATGATTGATTTTAATTACTCACCCAAAACGTATTTTGATGGAACGGGACCATCCGCCTTAATCGCCAAACTTTCCTATCCTGAAAGCCAATGGGGTGAAGAAATCAGTATTTATGCAGCAACACTAGATGGGGAAATATTCTACGAGGTGGTAGATTTTTATGGAAATGAATTCAAAACCAACCCTGAAAAATCAAGCAAACCTTTAACCTTACAAAACTTAATATTTTTAATTGAAACCCTGGAGGTAATTGATTTAAAAAACAAAGGGGATGTGAATCTTACCATTTCCGGTATACCGGAAGCAAAAAGTAATCTTTATCCGCAATTGGGGGATTATTTTGATGAAAAAAGAAAAAACTTTGGAATGTTATAA
- a CDS encoding AEC family transporter — MTNLVLVILCLIIGILLQHVKDMPENAPKALNTYLIYIVLPALALMHIPNMDLNPHLLLPVISAWISFGLSWLIFGWLGRNFSWEKSTTGCLVIVSGLANTSFIGFPVIEALFGGEGLKIALLIDQAGSFIIVSSIAIIVASLFGHERKRKRDVTKKILTFPPFLFFILALVMNFFQMEFQGMPHEILESFAVTLTPVALISVGLQVKINASTLSYRYLWYGLGYKLILIPGFIFLVFRFLFDPNDLLYKVSVMEAAMAPMITGSVIAINHDLNPKLASLLVGIGIPLSFITLLAWYALLA, encoded by the coding sequence ATGACCAACCTTGTCCTAGTAATTCTATGTTTGATCATAGGCATATTGCTTCAGCACGTTAAAGACATGCCTGAAAATGCTCCCAAAGCCCTCAATACTTACCTAATTTATATTGTATTGCCTGCTTTGGCCTTGATGCATATTCCCAATATGGACTTAAACCCCCATTTATTGCTTCCTGTAATATCTGCCTGGATTAGCTTTGGGCTTTCCTGGTTAATTTTTGGATGGTTGGGCAGAAACTTTTCTTGGGAAAAATCCACCACAGGTTGTCTAGTCATTGTCTCCGGGCTTGCCAACACTTCCTTTATAGGTTTCCCTGTTATTGAGGCTCTTTTTGGAGGAGAAGGACTAAAAATAGCCTTGCTTATTGATCAAGCAGGTTCATTTATTATTGTAAGCAGCATTGCCATTATTGTTGCTTCCTTGTTCGGCCATGAAAGAAAAAGGAAACGTGATGTCACAAAAAAAATCCTGACCTTCCCTCCATTCCTGTTTTTTATCCTTGCCCTGGTCATGAATTTTTTCCAAATGGAATTTCAAGGAATGCCCCACGAAATCCTGGAAAGTTTTGCGGTGACTTTGACCCCTGTGGCACTGATTTCTGTAGGATTACAGGTGAAAATCAACGCGTCCACACTATCCTACCGCTATTTATGGTATGGGTTAGGATACAAATTGATTTTAATTCCGGGGTTTATTTTCCTGGTTTTCAGGTTCCTTTTTGACCCCAACGATCTTCTTTACAAAGTAAGTGTCATGGAGGCAGCCATGGCTCCCATGATTACTGGTTCGGTCATTGCCATCAACCACGACCTGAACCCCAAACTGGCCTCTTTACTTGTAGGAATAGGAATACCATTATCCTTTATCACCTTATTGGCCTGGTATGCTCTTTTGGCTTAA
- a CDS encoding AsmA-like C-terminal region-containing protein, producing the protein MKRLLSILLAVLAIFIIILFTVPIIFKDKIVARIDQEIDKSVNAKVHYDLDKVSLSSFKRFPSISATVADFGISGNAPFEQDTLLSVDQFQVDLNLWSVIFNEYPELTGLHLKGGNVYIKVLEDGTANYDIAVSDGKEEIPEEPSAFKLGIDLIEVEDVNFIYDDRQMKFFMALADFDMTGSGDFTLDVYDLLADVETQIIRLDYEDVNYLTQKKFTADTEIQVDLKNMKFGLARGEFGLNEFLFGLDGFIAMPDEGMNMDFTFEGKDNEFKSILSLVPGIFTESFAELETSGRMDFGGFVKGTYQEKQIPQFDINLRVEQGMFQYPDLPQPVKNVNLDLEVKNSSGNLDLTQVNIPEFSLQVGSNPISGRFLLEDLVSYKMDGQLKGQLNLEELTSIFPLEGMDMKGMLDVDAKAKGKYDSVAKVIPAIDAKISLNNGYVKSEDYPAPIDQLHGKASITNSSGQMKDFLVDLSSFGFELEGEKVEGNLKIQDFDQLNWDAVIHGSADLGKILTILPMENVIMEGKVRADIDSKGNYKVVEAKQYGQLDTRGEVELVDFYYTDADLPQGVRINKALGDFSPEQVNLIEFDARLGESPVKAKGSLSNYMSYLFEEKGTLSGNLDINSSHFNVNEWMTESSATETDTTELSLIELPRNIDFTMTVQADEVFYDNLVFTNTRGVLILDDGILTFKDAALNTLGGQMTLNGSYNTQDIQTPLFDLNFNVQSLSIQKAFQSFNIIKAFAPLAVNMDGEFNTDFRLSGILGQDMMPILSSLDGRGLIKVAEAALKGSKIVEGITSLTKLKEGNTLQFKNLNLTAEIKEGMLNVKPFDVKLWDYKAQVQGSTGFDGSINYLVHMEVPAKKFGSTANNILSNLEGTSADEETMIPVAFNLGGTYQKPKISLAGESSMESLLTNTLKAKAGDEKEKIKEELTEQFKAREDSVKQELKQKAEVAKDSAKKEAEKVVDKAKDKAVDEVKNLFKGAFGTKSKSSSDTAKSGGSE; encoded by the coding sequence AAGTTCCTTTAAGCGGTTCCCTTCCATTTCTGCAACTGTGGCTGATTTCGGGATTAGTGGAAATGCCCCTTTTGAACAGGATACACTACTTAGTGTGGATCAATTTCAAGTGGATCTAAACCTTTGGTCAGTAATATTTAATGAATATCCGGAATTAACCGGGCTGCATCTCAAAGGAGGGAACGTTTATATCAAAGTTTTAGAGGATGGTACGGCCAATTATGACATTGCCGTATCTGATGGAAAGGAAGAAATTCCCGAGGAGCCTTCTGCATTTAAACTTGGAATTGATCTTATCGAAGTAGAAGATGTCAACTTTATATATGATGACCGTCAGATGAAATTTTTTATGGCTTTGGCGGATTTCGATATGACGGGAAGTGGAGATTTTACACTGGATGTTTATGATCTTTTGGCAGATGTTGAAACCCAAATTATCCGCCTGGATTACGAAGATGTCAATTACCTGACGCAAAAGAAATTCACCGCTGATACCGAAATCCAAGTGGATTTGAAAAATATGAAATTTGGCCTGGCTAGGGGTGAGTTTGGGTTAAATGAATTTCTTTTTGGGCTTGACGGCTTTATTGCCATGCCAGATGAGGGAATGAATATGGATTTTACTTTTGAAGGAAAAGACAATGAATTCAAAAGTATCCTATCATTGGTACCCGGAATTTTTACTGAGTCCTTTGCTGAATTGGAAACCTCTGGTCGAATGGATTTTGGAGGCTTTGTCAAGGGGACTTATCAAGAGAAACAAATCCCCCAATTTGATATTAACCTTAGGGTGGAGCAAGGAATGTTTCAATATCCCGACCTTCCCCAACCTGTAAAAAATGTCAACCTTGATTTGGAAGTTAAAAACAGCAGTGGAAATCTGGATCTCACCCAGGTTAATATTCCGGAATTTAGCCTTCAGGTTGGATCCAATCCAATATCTGGCAGGTTCCTTCTTGAGGATTTGGTGAGTTATAAAATGGATGGCCAACTGAAAGGGCAATTAAATCTGGAAGAGCTTACCTCTATTTTCCCATTAGAAGGCATGGATATGAAAGGCATGTTGGATGTCGATGCCAAAGCCAAGGGAAAATATGATAGTGTAGCCAAAGTAATTCCAGCTATTGATGCCAAAATAAGTTTGAACAATGGATATGTAAAAAGTGAGGATTACCCAGCCCCCATTGACCAGCTCCATGGAAAGGCAAGCATTACAAATTCTTCGGGCCAAATGAAGGATTTTTTGGTGGACCTTTCATCCTTTGGATTTGAACTGGAGGGGGAAAAAGTTGAAGGGAACCTGAAAATTCAGGATTTTGATCAGTTAAATTGGGATGCAGTTATCCATGGATCTGCAGATTTAGGGAAAATTTTGACCATTTTGCCGATGGAAAATGTCATCATGGAAGGTAAGGTACGTGCTGACATAGATAGTAAGGGGAATTACAAGGTGGTTGAGGCTAAGCAATATGGACAATTGGATACGCGTGGGGAAGTAGAATTAGTTGATTTTTATTATACAGATGCTGATTTGCCTCAAGGAGTGAGGATCAACAAGGCATTGGGGGATTTCTCCCCTGAGCAGGTTAATTTGATAGAATTTGATGCAAGGCTAGGGGAAAGTCCTGTGAAGGCTAAGGGAAGTCTTAGTAATTACATGAGTTACCTATTTGAGGAAAAAGGAACCCTTAGCGGAAATCTGGACATCAATTCTTCCCATTTTAATGTGAATGAATGGATGACTGAAAGCTCTGCCACCGAAACCGATACCACAGAACTGAGTCTTATAGAGTTGCCCCGAAATATTGATTTTACCATGACCGTGCAGGCGGATGAGGTGTTTTATGATAATTTGGTTTTCACCAACACACGAGGTGTTCTGATTTTGGATGACGGCATATTGACTTTTAAGGATGCAGCTTTGAATACTCTGGGCGGGCAAATGACCCTCAATGGCTCCTATAATACCCAAGATATCCAAACGCCCCTTTTTGATTTGAATTTTAATGTGCAGTCGCTTAGCATTCAGAAAGCTTTTCAATCTTTTAATATTATCAAGGCCTTTGCGCCCCTGGCAGTCAATATGGATGGGGAATTTAATACCGATTTTAGGCTTTCCGGTATCCTTGGGCAAGATATGATGCCGATTTTATCTTCATTGGATGGAAGGGGACTTATAAAAGTAGCAGAGGCGGCATTAAAGGGAAGCAAAATAGTGGAAGGTATTACAAGTCTAACAAAATTAAAAGAGGGTAATACATTGCAATTCAAAAACCTCAACCTGACCGCAGAGATCAAAGAAGGAATGCTGAATGTTAAACCTTTTGATGTCAAATTATGGGATTATAAGGCTCAGGTTCAGGGAAGCACAGGTTTTGATGGCAGTATCAATTATTTGGTGCATATGGAAGTGCCTGCCAAAAAATTTGGAAGTACAGCCAATAATATTCTTTCCAATTTAGAAGGAACCTCTGCTGATGAAGAAACCATGATTCCTGTGGCTTTCAACTTGGGTGGAACCTACCAAAAGCCAAAAATCAGTTTGGCAGGGGAAAGCAGCATGGAGTCTCTTCTGACCAATACGCTTAAAGCCAAGGCAGGTGATGAAAAAGAAAAAATCAAAGAGGAACTTACCGAACAATTCAAGGCAAGGGAAGACAGTGTCAAACAAGAATTGAAGCAAAAGGCAGAGGTGGCAAAAGACAGTGCTAAAAAAGAAGCTGAGAAGGTGGTCGATAAAGCAAAAGATAAAGCAGTAGATGAAGTGAAGAATCTTTTCAAAGGGGCTTTTGGTACAAAATCCAAATCTTCCTCGGATACTGCCAAATCCGGCGGCTCTGAATAA